GGTACAACACGGGTGTAACAATACATTAAGATAAATCTTTAAACATAATCTAAAGCATTTGcaactttaaaatatgtatctttaagaagaaatagaaaaatagtCTTTGAAAAATCGCCCAAACAGCACACATGTCCAAAagcgggacataagacgtttaaaagacatcttttaaacacgaaaatatgattaaaagatGTCTAAAAAACGTCTTACATCTCGATTTTGGACATTGTACTGTAGacgataatcaaatttttaaacattccaTCGAGAAGGGTATGATAATTAAGCTAAAGAAATATCTTAAGATAACGACTAAAAGTAACagcaaataaacaattttaatctaTAACAAACCTCTTTTATTCCAGATATCTTGCTACAGGTGACCAGATGTTATCAATCGCACTAGCCTACCGTATTGGCGAGTCAACAGCACATGCTGTTGTAAAAGAAACATGTGCTGCGATAGTTTCTGCATTATCACCTCTTTATTTACGCGCTCCAAATGAGGATGAATGGAAAGAAATTTGTGCAGGATATTTACAAGACTGGAATTTTCCCAATTGTATTGGGGCGCTGGATGGGAAACATATACAAATCCAAGCGCTACCAAATTCTGGCAgttcattttataattacaaaaagacTTTTAGCATAGTATTGCTTGCTGCATGCGACCATAAGTACAAATTTACTTTGATAGATGTTGGTTCATATGGAAGCGAATCTGATGGGGCAGTTTTCACTCAATCTAATCTGTCAACATCACTCCGtgaaaatactttaaatttgCCGAAAAGAACTGCAAGATTACCCGGTTCTGACTTACAAACACCTTGCTTTTTTGTAGCAGACGATGCCTTTGCTCTTACAGAATGTATGATGAAACCGTACTCAAAAAGACATCTTagtgataaagaaaaaattttcaactatAGACTTTCTCGCGCTAGacgtacaattaaaaatacgttCGGTATTTTAGCCGCTCGGTGGAGAATTTTTCGGAGGCCAATTGCCGTTAACCCTTGTACTGTTGATAGTATTGTTCTAAGTACTATTTgtcttcataattttttgaagaCGGTAAACGATGAACAACCTGCATCAAAAAGAATGTATTGTCCTCCAAATTTCATTGACGGTGAAAATGAAAATGGTGATTTAACGCCTGGAGGTTGGAGATCTGCTGAAAGAACAGATCTCCAAGCTATGAAAAAAAGGCCTCCTTGTCGAGCAGCAGAAAAAGCATTTCGCCAAAGAGACGCTTTGGCACAATATTTTCTAACCCCAGAAGGAGAAGTGCCATGGCagtataagtatattaaaagaGGACGATATGCTGCTTAAGTTTTGATGAACTTCATTTAACACATTAATGctatatttactaaatttaaaacaatacttTAATGTAGGTTTTCTCagataatttatgaaataaattttatttctccataaagtgttatttatttctttatttttaatagaaagttGTAGATACAATGTACTTGAATAGTAGTgttatagtatattataatataataatattgagtgCGTGCGCGGTAATACACATTATAATTAACTCAAAATAAACTCTTAGGCCCGTATTCAGAACGCGCTTACAACGATGTTAGCGCGAGATGTTAGCGCTCTTATTAGCGCGCGTATTCACAACGCAATGATAGCAGCGCTCTGttagagaaaatcgataatCACGCGAGTTTAGTGCAAAATTGCTATTCAGAACCACTACAAGTCTTAAAAAGCGTGCTAACATATTGATATCTTAGCAGCGCGCGATAAAAGTGGTCAGGGGCATGTATAAGCAGATACTACTAACCTAACAAGTTGTGccagatatttataataaacagaaaatgGAATACATTTGTGCAATTAATGAAATACGGGAAGTGCGGAATGTTGTGCAAATAGGAGAAAGGATGCCGCAGGTTTTTCGTCACAGGATAGATCCATTCGAAAGATTTAATGATATTCAATTTCGGAATCGCTACAGACTGTCAAAAGAAGCAGTGCGATTTGTGATAGGCTTAGTTGAAGAAAGGTTATCTTCTCAAGCAGGACATGAGAAGGATGTGTCATCAGCGTTACAAGTGTTGATTGCTTTACGATTTTACGCCAAAGGATGCTATCAGACGGAATTAggtttgtattatttaatttaattaatattctgtaTATGGTTAAGTTATTAGATgaacttttataaaagtaaaaaatagaaaaataaaatttatataaattattttgtaaaatttatataaattattacattaatatttatatatcaatataaaaatgtatatatttatttttgtaaattatataaaaatgcacaattataaatatgtatatgtattctttattatataaacttataaatttttatatgtcatTTCAGGTGATCTGCATGGAGTATCACAGCCAACAGTATCCAGAATTGTGGCAAAAGTATCGAAAGCCATCGCAGCTCATCTGCCACACTTTGTACATTTTCCAGATATAATGGAAGCCTTGCAAAtggaattttacaacataGCCGGTTTCTCACAAGTTATTGGATGCATTGATTGTACTCATATACGTATTAAATGCCCCGACCAAGAACGAGCTATGTTGTACATAAACCGGAAAGGCTTCTATTCTATAAATGTGCAGGTGGTTTGCGATGCACAGCGTCGAATTCTAGATATTGTTGCCAGATGGAGAGGCAGTGCTCATGACTCCCGAATATGGAACTCAAGTCGTCTGAAGGAGGAGTTTGaggtaattataattatataaagtctacacaattatattcataacgaatatttataataaatatttatatctctaattatattacaagaatatttatttacataacaaGAAActcatatatgttatttatattacaggaACGCAGAATGACAGGAATATTGTTAGGTGATGCAGGTTATCCTTGCAGACCATATTTGTTAACACCTTTTCTACAGCCTCAAACTGATActcaaaatagatataattggGCCCATATTCGCACTCGTCTTACCGTTGAAAGATGTTTTGGCGAATGGAAAGGGATGTTTAGAGCACTACAAAACAATATGCAGATTAATCTGGAGACAGCAAAGGTTGCAATTATTGCTATGGCAATTCTCTTCAACATACGGAAACAATTCAACAACTTCGAATATGGTAAGCGCATATCTTAAatcaaaaacataataaaaagatcctaattataatgtaaaaaaatcatgttaagaaatattacattaagaataaatctacatatattaacatataaatataaatatatatgcgtaAATGAAACTCATTCAAGTATAACATTActgcatttaaaatatgacaTGCTTTTGTTACAGAAATTGATGATGAAGAAAATCAAAGCGATGAAGAGCAACGTGCTGTTGTTCCACATGCAACAGAACGACCTGGCGCAGCATTCCGTTTGGATTTTGCACAACGGCATTTTGGCTGATCAGTTCTTGCAACGTTaacatcatattttttattgcaactgCTTGAAAATTGCCTTCTTCAAGAGAAAGACAAGATATCACAACATGATCATGTTCacagttaatttaaaaaataattttatttaatatttactccATATTTACtcctattatttaatatgtactCCATTTTAAACtacatttttcttaaacaACTTTCTCATcttattttctatatcttaatattgtgttatcattataatattttgttcatataaaaactaatatatttatgcctatatatttgtcaatatttgttatttatattacattatttaaattctctaattttttatttaattctatctttaaaagttttatttttaattgttgcactttttttctcttctattaattctaaattcttatTGTGTTCAATTTCTAAGAGTTTTAGTTTCAA
The nucleotide sequence above comes from Temnothorax longispinosus isolate EJ_2023e chromosome 4, Tlon_JGU_v1, whole genome shotgun sequence. Encoded proteins:
- the LOC139811291 gene encoding putative nuclease HARBI1 yields the protein MEYICAINEIREVRNVVQIGERMPQVFRHRIDPFERFNDIQFRNRYRLSKEAVRFVIGLVEERLSSQAGHEKDVSSALQVLIALRFYAKGCYQTELGDLHGVSQPTVSRIVAKVSKAIAAHLPHFVHFPDIMEALQMEFYNIAGFSQVIGCIDCTHIRIKCPDQERAMLYINRKGFYSINVQVVCDAQRRILDIVARWRGSAHDSRIWNSSRLKEEFEERRMTGILLGDAGYPCRPYLLTPFLQPQTDTQNRYNWAHIRTRLTVERCFGEWKGMFRALQNNMQINLETAKVAIIAMAILFNIRKQFNNFEYEIDDEENQSDEEQRAVVPHATERPGAAFRLDFAQRHFG